From the genome of Lotus japonicus ecotype B-129 chromosome 6, LjGifu_v1.2, one region includes:
- the LOC130722001 gene encoding protein BLISTER isoform X1, with product MASAQVLPNSSAAAAAPSRKKEHLEAGKRRLEEFRKKKAAERAKKPPSSSSVHNSNASTNTKQPSEVENVRVNESDGVTTSGGIGGAVIDTLTPGINNEKNLSLFRQSSDQGSLADRTSPTMNVLNTSSISVVKAHSDIDEASRYNAPAFTASADFSQNNESNKVNDIYGIHAGGLGGIPHGTTNDQSILLHSQESQESDSNTSQSSRYGINENQSYKSNSSVKDYAVSDHGSSPYFPSKMLPQNPIDTVLQTEPTNSSTSDSGYPHGSLSGGFGDFFNSKFRETITSSDSNLPSLHAATIPKLDSLGYEARNSTNHTPTHSASMESSSRRSRPSFLDSLNVTKPSSGSPFPQPLQDSSMYNNLESRSNYLPGSNYFHKPSEETKIVGHLSDLTTSSPFEHLTDPSVLNSNSQDTLMTNARENGMEKKHDYYSPSQNEDFAALEQHIEDLTQEKFSLQRALEASRALAESLATENSSLTDNYNQQRSVVNQLKADMEVLQEDIKTHLDQFESIRSEYANAQLECNAADERAKLLASEVIGLEEKALRLRSSELKLEKQLENAQAELSSYRKKMSTLDKERRDLQSTIDALQEEKKVLLSKLRKASGIGKSIESQTSKRDVSTSTEDIASEDPALNTSGSGINDNAEPSSSLVAETRHSSFGVSPVNIPHDQMRMIENINALISELASEKEELVKALASESSECSRMKEINRELSRKLEVQTQRLELLTAQNMVTENISAKEPDSRVMYENTPYADEGDEVVERVLGWIMKLFPGGPSKRRTSKLL from the exons ATGGCGTCGGCTCAGGTGCTGCCCAActcctccgccgccgccgccgctccTTCGCGGAAGAAAGAGCATCTGGAAGCTGGCAAACGACGG CTGGAGGAGTTTCGTAAAAAGAAAGCTGCAGAGCGGGCCAAAAAGCCTCCATCCTCCAGCAGTGTTCACAATTCTAATGCTAGTACGAATACAAAACAACCTTCTGAAGTTGAAAATGTACGAGTTAATGAGTCAGATGGAGTTACCACATCTGGTGGCATTGGAGGAGCTGTTATTGACACATTAACACCGGGGATAAATAATGAGAAGAATCTCAGTTTGTTTCGCCAAAGTAGTGATCAAGGGTCTTTGGCTGATAGAACAAGTCCCACAATGAATGTTCTTAATACATCTTCTATTAGTGTGGTGAAGGCACATTCAGATATTGATGAAGCTAGTAGATATAATGCTCCTGCTTTTACTGCATCTGCAGATTTTAGTCAAAACAATGAGTCAAATAAAGTGAATGATATATATGGTATTCATGCCGGTGGTCTTGGTGGAATTCCACACGGGACAACAAACGACCAAAGCATTCTTTTACACTCACAAGAAAGTCAAGAGTCTGATAGCAATACTAGTCAATCTAGTCGTTATGGGATTAATGAAAACCAGTCATACAAGAGTAACAGTTCTGTGAAGGATTATGCTGTTAGTGATCATGGCTCTTCTCCTTATTTTCCTTCGAAGATGTTACCCCAGAATCCTATTGATACAGTACTGCAAACCGAGCCAACAAATTCTAGCACTTCAGATAGTGGCTACCCACATGGTTCACTTTCCGGAG GCTTTGGTGATTTTTTCAATTCTAAGTTTAGAGAGACCATTACTAGCTCTGATAGCAATTTGCCTAGTCTTCATGCTGCAACTATTCCAAAACTTGATTCCCTAGGTTATGAAGCAAGGAATTCCACTAACCATACACCAACACATTCAGCGTCAATGGAATCTAGCTCTAGGAGGTCACGCCCATCTTTCCTTGATTCTCTAAATGTCACTAAACCTTCATCAGGGTCTCCATTTCCTCAACCGTTGCAAGATTCCTCTATGTACAATAATTTAGAATCAAGAAGCAATTACCTACCAGGATCTAATTATTTCCATAAGCCATCTGAAGAGACTAAAATTGTGGGACATCTCTCAGATTTGACAACTTCAAGTCCATTTGAGCACTTGACAGACCCTTCAGTTCTTAATAGTAACAGTCAAGACACATTAATGACAAATGCTAGGGAAAATGGCATGGAGAAGAAGCATGACTATTACTCACCTTCACAAAATGAAGACTTTGCTGCTTTAGAACAG CATATTGAAGACCTAACACAAGAAAAGTTTTCTTTGCAACGTGCTCTTGAGGCTTCTCGAGCGTTAGCGGAGTCTCTAGCTACTGAGAATTCATCTTTGACTGATAATTATAATCAACAG AGAAGTGTCGTCAATCAATTAAAAGCAGACATGGAGGTGTTGCAGGAAGATATCAAAACACACCTG GATCAGTTTGAGTCTATCAGGAGCGAATATGCTAATGCGCAACTAGAGTGTAATGCAGCCGATGAGCGTGCTAAGTTATTGGCATCTGAAGTTATTGGTTTAGAGGAGAag GCACTCAGATTACGATCTAGTGAGCTAAAGCTTGAGAAGCAGTTGGAAAATGCACAAGCAGAACTTTCTTCATACAG AAAGAAAATGTCTACCCTAGACAAAGAGCGCCGTGATTTGCAGTCAACTATTGATGCTCTTCAAGAGG AAAAGAAGGTGTTGCTGTCTAAGCTGCGAAAGGCTTCAGGAATCGGAAAGTCTATTGAGAGTCAAACAAGTAAAAGGGATGTTTCTACATCTACAGAGGATATAG CAAGTGAAGATCCTGCTTTAAACACTTCAGGCTCAGGAATCAATGATAATGCTGAACCCTCTAGCTCCTTGGTGGCTGAAACTCGACACTCATCTTTTGGAGTTTCTCCCGTGAATATTCCTCATGATCAGATGAGAATGATTGAAAACATTAATGCACTAATATCTGAG CTGGCATCGGAGAAAGAAGAATTGGTGAAAGCCTTGGCATCTGAATCATCTGAGTGTTCGAGGATGAAG GAGATAAACAGGGAGTTGTCCCGAAAACTTGAGGTTCAGACACAAAGATTAGAGCTCTTGACTGCTCAAAACATGGTTACTGAAAATATTTCAGCAAAAGAACCAGATTCTCGTGTTATGTATGAAAATACCCCATATGCAGATGAGGGTGACGAG GTGGTGGAAAGGGTGTTGGGTTGGATTATGAAGCTGTTTCCTGGTGGGCCTTCAAAACGAAGAACCAGCAAGCTTCTATGA
- the LOC130722001 gene encoding protein BLISTER isoform X2, with protein sequence MASAQVLPNSSAAAAAPSRKKEHLEAGKRRLEEFRKKKAAERAKKPPSSSSVHNSNASTNTKQPSEVENVRVNESDGVTTSGGIGGAVIDTLTPGINNEKNLSLFRQSSDQGSLADRTSPTMNVLNTSSISVVKAHSDIDEASRYNAPAFTASADFSQNNESNKVNDIYGIHAGGLGGIPHGTTNDQSILLHSQESQESDSNTSQSSRYGINENQSYKSNSSVKDYAVSDHGSSPYFPSKMLPQNPIDTVLQTEPTNSSTSDSGYPHGSLSGGFGDFFNSKFRETITSSDSNLPSLHAATIPKLDSLGYEARNSTNHTPTHSASMESSSRRSRPSFLDSLNVTKPSSGSPFPQPLQDSSMYNNLESRSNYLPGSNYFHKPSEETKIVGHLSDLTTSSPFEHLTDPSVLNSNSQDTLMTNARENGMEKKHDYYSPSQNEDFAALEQHIEDLTQEKFSLQRALEASRALAESLATENSSLTDNYNQQRSVVNQLKADMEVLQEDIKTHLDQFESIRSEYANAQLECNAADERAKLLASEVIGLEEKALRLRSSELKLEKQLENAQAELSSYRKKMSTLDKERRDLQSTIDALQEEKKVLLSKLRKASGIGKSIESQTSKRDVSTSTEDIGSGINDNAEPSSSLVAETRHSSFGVSPVNIPHDQMRMIENINALISELASEKEELVKALASESSECSRMKEINRELSRKLEVQTQRLELLTAQNMVTENISAKEPDSRVMYENTPYADEGDEVVERVLGWIMKLFPGGPSKRRTSKLL encoded by the exons ATGGCGTCGGCTCAGGTGCTGCCCAActcctccgccgccgccgccgctccTTCGCGGAAGAAAGAGCATCTGGAAGCTGGCAAACGACGG CTGGAGGAGTTTCGTAAAAAGAAAGCTGCAGAGCGGGCCAAAAAGCCTCCATCCTCCAGCAGTGTTCACAATTCTAATGCTAGTACGAATACAAAACAACCTTCTGAAGTTGAAAATGTACGAGTTAATGAGTCAGATGGAGTTACCACATCTGGTGGCATTGGAGGAGCTGTTATTGACACATTAACACCGGGGATAAATAATGAGAAGAATCTCAGTTTGTTTCGCCAAAGTAGTGATCAAGGGTCTTTGGCTGATAGAACAAGTCCCACAATGAATGTTCTTAATACATCTTCTATTAGTGTGGTGAAGGCACATTCAGATATTGATGAAGCTAGTAGATATAATGCTCCTGCTTTTACTGCATCTGCAGATTTTAGTCAAAACAATGAGTCAAATAAAGTGAATGATATATATGGTATTCATGCCGGTGGTCTTGGTGGAATTCCACACGGGACAACAAACGACCAAAGCATTCTTTTACACTCACAAGAAAGTCAAGAGTCTGATAGCAATACTAGTCAATCTAGTCGTTATGGGATTAATGAAAACCAGTCATACAAGAGTAACAGTTCTGTGAAGGATTATGCTGTTAGTGATCATGGCTCTTCTCCTTATTTTCCTTCGAAGATGTTACCCCAGAATCCTATTGATACAGTACTGCAAACCGAGCCAACAAATTCTAGCACTTCAGATAGTGGCTACCCACATGGTTCACTTTCCGGAG GCTTTGGTGATTTTTTCAATTCTAAGTTTAGAGAGACCATTACTAGCTCTGATAGCAATTTGCCTAGTCTTCATGCTGCAACTATTCCAAAACTTGATTCCCTAGGTTATGAAGCAAGGAATTCCACTAACCATACACCAACACATTCAGCGTCAATGGAATCTAGCTCTAGGAGGTCACGCCCATCTTTCCTTGATTCTCTAAATGTCACTAAACCTTCATCAGGGTCTCCATTTCCTCAACCGTTGCAAGATTCCTCTATGTACAATAATTTAGAATCAAGAAGCAATTACCTACCAGGATCTAATTATTTCCATAAGCCATCTGAAGAGACTAAAATTGTGGGACATCTCTCAGATTTGACAACTTCAAGTCCATTTGAGCACTTGACAGACCCTTCAGTTCTTAATAGTAACAGTCAAGACACATTAATGACAAATGCTAGGGAAAATGGCATGGAGAAGAAGCATGACTATTACTCACCTTCACAAAATGAAGACTTTGCTGCTTTAGAACAG CATATTGAAGACCTAACACAAGAAAAGTTTTCTTTGCAACGTGCTCTTGAGGCTTCTCGAGCGTTAGCGGAGTCTCTAGCTACTGAGAATTCATCTTTGACTGATAATTATAATCAACAG AGAAGTGTCGTCAATCAATTAAAAGCAGACATGGAGGTGTTGCAGGAAGATATCAAAACACACCTG GATCAGTTTGAGTCTATCAGGAGCGAATATGCTAATGCGCAACTAGAGTGTAATGCAGCCGATGAGCGTGCTAAGTTATTGGCATCTGAAGTTATTGGTTTAGAGGAGAag GCACTCAGATTACGATCTAGTGAGCTAAAGCTTGAGAAGCAGTTGGAAAATGCACAAGCAGAACTTTCTTCATACAG AAAGAAAATGTCTACCCTAGACAAAGAGCGCCGTGATTTGCAGTCAACTATTGATGCTCTTCAAGAGG AAAAGAAGGTGTTGCTGTCTAAGCTGCGAAAGGCTTCAGGAATCGGAAAGTCTATTGAGAGTCAAACAAGTAAAAGGGATGTTTCTACATCTACAGAGGATATAG GCTCAGGAATCAATGATAATGCTGAACCCTCTAGCTCCTTGGTGGCTGAAACTCGACACTCATCTTTTGGAGTTTCTCCCGTGAATATTCCTCATGATCAGATGAGAATGATTGAAAACATTAATGCACTAATATCTGAG CTGGCATCGGAGAAAGAAGAATTGGTGAAAGCCTTGGCATCTGAATCATCTGAGTGTTCGAGGATGAAG GAGATAAACAGGGAGTTGTCCCGAAAACTTGAGGTTCAGACACAAAGATTAGAGCTCTTGACTGCTCAAAACATGGTTACTGAAAATATTTCAGCAAAAGAACCAGATTCTCGTGTTATGTATGAAAATACCCCATATGCAGATGAGGGTGACGAG GTGGTGGAAAGGGTGTTGGGTTGGATTATGAAGCTGTTTCCTGGTGGGCCTTCAAAACGAAGAACCAGCAAGCTTCTATGA